A window of Stenotrophomonas indicatrix genomic DNA:
AATCATCTAGCTCAGCCATGCCAATGTTGCTGGACGCAGCGAACGACATCAGTCGTTCCTTCTCATGAGCCTGGGCTATCTGCTCTGGGTTGCCTGATCTCTCCGCGGCCGCAATATCATTGCGAGCTTCCATGATGAACGTTCCCAGCCTCCCCTCCAAAGCAGCGATCGCGCTATCGAATGGCATGAGAGGAACTTTGCGCGATCGTTCAACCGATCGATTCAGTACTTCCTGCAGTCGTTCGATATGTTCCGGATAGTCCTTGAGCATTTCCCGGAGTTTGGCTGGAACGGGCGGAGAAGAAAGGGTCAAGATTGTCACCTTTTGGGCAGATCCACGTAGATTCGAGAATATCCCCACATGCCTTGTTGGGTCCAATGCTATTTGCGACAACGGATAGGCAAGTGGATTGTGCCGAGTTGGCCCACGAGTCAGATCATTCCGTCGCCATTCCTCGTGGGCTGGAGGAATGTACGGCATGGTGCATGCGTAATCCCAGCGGGGTGAACGGATGCCCGCAAACAGAAAGGAAACCTGTGCCATGACTGACATGCCAACCCAGCTGACGACGGACTTCGATGCGGTGCTCGATCGTGGTGACATTGCCGGGGCGCGGCGGCTGCTCGCTCCTCCTCTTGCGCTTGGGTGTGCCGAAGCATTGTTCCTCTCTTCTTCGATGCTTGCAGGTGAGGACGACGCACATGCCGAAGCTGACAGCTTCGCGAACCTCAATCAGGCCGCAGAGAAAGGGTATATCCCGGCGATCTACGCGGTGGGGCTGTGCCTGCTGACGGGTGACCGCGTTGAGCAGGACGTCTCGCAGGCGGCGGCGTACTTTGAGCGGGCATCTGATGCCGGCTATCCCCCGGCCATGTACGAATTCGGCCTGGCGCTGTTCCATGGCAACGGTGTTGCCAAGGATGTGCCACGTGCGGTGTCCCTGATCCGCGCCTCGGCGCAGGCTGGGGATGAGTACGCCAGGGAGTTTCTGCTGGCGCATTCATTGGACGTGGGCGCGTAGCAGGTGGGGAGGCGGCCGGTGAAGCTACACTGGCTGCCTATGTCCGATGGAAGCTCGCCCATGTTCAATGGAAAAGTCGCGGTAGTTACCGGCTCCACCAGCGGGATCGGTCTTGGCATTGCCACTGCGCTGGCGCGGCAAGGCGCCGACATCGTGTTGAATGGATTTGGCGATGCGCAGGAGATCGAACGCATCCGCTCCGGCCTGGAAGCCGAGTTCGGTGTACGGATGGCGCACGATGGCGCCGACCTGTCTCGCGGCGACGCCGTTCGGGACATGATCGACCACGCCGTGGCGAAGATGGGGCGCATCGACATTCTGGTGAACAACGCGGGCATCCAGCACACCGCGTCGATCGAGGAATTTCCCGTCGAGAAGTGGGATGCGATCCTCGCGCTGAATCTCTCTGCGGTGTTCCATGCAACGGCGGCGGCCTTGTCTTACATGAAGCAGCAGGGATCCGGTCGCATCATCAACATCGCATCGGTGCACGGGCTGGTTGGGTCGGTGAACAAGTCGGCCTATGTGGCGGCGAAGCACGGCGTGGTGGGGTTCACCAAGGTAACGGCGTTGGAGAACGCGGGTACCGGCATCACCGCCAACGCGATCTGCCCGGGGTGGGTGCGAACGGCGCTGGTCGAGCAGCAGATCACCGCTTTGGCGGAGCGGGAGGGAACGGATCAGGAGGCCGCCGCTCGCGCGCTGCTGGCCGAGAAACAGCCCTCGTTGCAGTTCGTGACGCCTGAGCAGCTGGGGGAAATGGTGGTGTTCCTGGCCTCGGACGCGGCGGCGCAGATTACCGGCACGGCGCTTCCGGTGGATGGGGGCTGGACGGCGCGCTAGCTGGCCGGCTGCCCGCCGGGCATGGCCCGGCGCTACCGGGAGATCGGTGCGGGGTCCAGTGCTACCGGGAGATCGGTGTGGGTCCGGTGTTACCGGGAGGTCGGTGCGGTGGTTCGGCGTTATCGAAGCCGGCTGGGATCGATCAGGGGAATCTCGCCCAGCGCATTCAGCGTGACGCGATGACTGCAGAATCCGAACGGGGTGTCCGCGGCGGGCCGCACGTTGTGGCATGGCACGCTCTCGATGTCCCGTACTTCGTCGACGGCCAAGGCAACGATCTCCGCGCCGTTCTGCATCAGCACCATGGCCGGGCAGCCGTGGGCGAATGCGGACAACCCAATGGCCTGACGCAGGTCGACCACCGGCAGTGCGTGGCCGCGCACGGTGAGGTGCGGGCGCGCGCCACTGCCGGGGCGATCAAAGGTTTCCGGGCCGCGGATTTCAATCGCGGCTTCGACATCGATGGCAAACAGATGGGTACCGGCCCGCACAACAACAACTTCAATGAAGGCTGGCGACGACGGGGCCGGTTCACCGGCCGAAGGGGAAGAAGGCTGCAAGAGGAACCTGTGGAAGGGTATTGAAACTGCAACGCAATGATGCCGTGTTGACGTGACGTAACGCGTACTTTGCAGATGAGCGGCCAGCACGCGTTGCATGCATCGTTCAGCGGGATCAAGGCGCCTTCACGGGTCGGCTTGGGCCGGGGTAGGGGCGCCAGCGATGGGTTGGTATTACTGCGGTTTGGCGAAGACATCCAGACCTTTGCCGGTTTCCAGCAGCGATTTCAGGCTCGACAGCACGATCGGCCAGCCCTGGCGGATGCCGGTATCCATGCCGCTGCCCGGTTCCAATTCGTCATGGGTCACCGTCAGCTTGACCATGTCCTCATACGGCACGATCTCGAACGTCACCCGGCTGTAGGCCTTCGGGTTGTCCGCCTGCGAAGCGGCCGCCCAGGTGATCACCAGTCGCGAGGGTGGGGTGTTTTCCACCACTTCGCCGACCAGTTCGACCTTGCGCTCGTCGTTGGCGCGCACGTGCTGCCAGCGCGAGCCGGGTTTCCAGTCCGATACGTTTTCGTGCCCCCAGTAGGTGCGGGCAATCTCCGGCCGGGTGATGGCCTCGAACACCTTCTGCGGCGTGGAGGCGATGTAGATCACGTGGATGAAGCGGGTGGACTCTGCGGACATCGTCATTCTCCTTCCAGTTCTCGTTTCAGGTCATGCAGCAGGCTCAGGCGCTGCTGTTCGAACTTGCGTACCCAGCGCTCGTAGACTTCGTGCAGTGGCACAGGGTTGATGAAGTGCAGCTTCTCGCGGCCACGGCGCACGGTGCTGATCAGGTTGGCGTCCTCCAGCAGGCCCAGGTGCTGGGTGACCGATTGCCGGGCCATCTGCAGGTGCTCGCAGAGCTGCCCCAAGGTCTGCCCGTTGCGTTCGCACAGCAGGTCCAGCAGCGTGCGGCGCGTGGGATCGGCCAGTGCCTTGAACACCTTGTCTGCATCCATGGGGTGCCTTCAGTTCCAGTTGTCGATCTTGACGTCGTGCGGGCTGGGCTGACCGCGCCCGGTTTCCAGCAGGGATTTCAGGCTCATCAGGAAGATGGCCCACTTGGTGCTGCAGTGGTGCATGAACTCCACGCGCTCCTTCCAGCCTTCATGGCTGAACAGCACGATGCAGTAGTCGCCGTCCTGGTGCAGGGCGAAGCGCGCGGTGGTGCCGATCCATTCCGGTGGGCCGTCGATGAATTCCCACAGCACCCGCTCGCTTGGCTGCAGCTGCAGCAGCTTCATCTGCATGGCGCCGATTTCCTGGCCGTTGGCGGTGAAGCGGGCGGTGACGGTGCCGCCGGGGTGGCGGTCGCCGGTGGTGTCCTCGGCCCACCAGGCGGCGATGCCTTCGGGGGTGGCCAGGGCCTGGTAGACCTGGGCTGATGGGGCCTTGATGCCGACTCTGTGTGCGATATCCACCATGACTGCGGCTCCACGGTGGGCGGCGGGGTGCCGTCCGTGGGATCACAATAGGCAGGTAAATGCCTGCATGTCAACTGCGCCGCCGTGGAGCCTTGGCCGTGGTAGTGCCGGCCGCGGGCCGGCAGCCTGGGCAAGGTGGGTGATTGCAGCTGCCGGCCAGCGGCCGGCACTACCAGTCAATGCGGCGCCATGGGTTTTCGCCGTGGTCATGCCGGACCGGTCAATGAAGCGGCGTGGATTGTCGGTCTGGGTAGTGCCGGCCGCTGGCCGGCAACCAGGGTGGGGTTGGATGATTGCAGCTGCCGGCCAGCGGCCGGCACTACCGGTTAGCGGCGCGCAATGGACTTTTGGCCGTGGTGATGCCTGGTGCGCGGCGGCATTCTGGGCGGAGCCGGGTGATTGCAGCCGTTCGGGTTCGTTGACTGAAAGGAGTACTACGCGTGAGTGATGCAGGGAAAGAGGCGCTGACGATTCGTCGCGCCAGCGTGGCCGATGCGCCTGTGGTGCTGGAGCTGTTCGATGAAGTGATTGCGTGGTTCGTGGCCATCGGCAATCTGCAGCAGTGGGGTACCGAGGCGTGGTCGTCCATTCCGCGGCGCATTACCCAGGTGACCGATGCCTGCGCACTGCCCGGTGCGTGGGTGGCGGAAACCGCGCAGGGCAAGGTGCGTGCGTTCCTGGCGTTGGGCGAGGCCATGCCCTATGTGCCTGCGGCGACCGAGCCGGAGCTGTATGTACGCGTGTTGATTGCTTCGCGCGATGCGCGGGTACGTGGCATCGGCCGGCGTTTGATGGCGTTCGCCGACGAGCAGGCCCGCGCAGCGGGATTGGATTACCTGCGCGTGGATTGCTATGGCGGTGGCAGTGGCGAGCTGGTGCGCTTCTACGAATCGTGCGGTTACGAACGGCTGTCGACCTTCAACGTGGATGGCTGGCCGGGGCAGGTGTTGGGCCGCCGTCTGTGACCTGGCGGCGTCTCAGTTCTCTGCGTCCTGTAGTGCTGCATGCAGTTTGTCGGTGATCTGCTGCAGCGCGGCTAGGTCATCGGCTGAAAGATGATCGAGGAAATTCCGGCGGACGCTGGCGACGTGTACCGGCCGTGCTGCGCTCAGCTGGGTGCGGCCTTCTGCAGTCATGCGGATCACCACCACGTTGTCACTGTCGGTGTCGCGCTCGATCAGGCCACGGCCGGCCATGCGGGTTAGCTGGTGCGAGAGCCGGGTCTTGTCCCATTCCAGGTAGTCCTGCAGGTCGCGCTGGCGGCGGCAGCGGTCCTTGGCCTTGCTCAGTTCCATCAGCACGACGAAGTCGGCACTGGAAAGCCCGGTGCTGCGGGTGATGTCGTGGACGATGCGGCCGGAGGTGATCTCGGCCATGCGCCGGAAGCCGCGCCAGGCGGCCCACTGGTCGGGAGTGATGGTGGGTGAGGTCATGCGCTCACGTTGCCCGCGATTGGTTGACGTGTCAACTCGAACGTTCTACGGTTGATATATCAACCGACCAACAGGCCGCCTCATGCCGCACCCTCCACGTATCGCCATCATCGGCGCGGGCCCCGCCGGCCTGACGGCCGCGCTCATCCTGCATCGCGGCGGCCATCGCGTGAGCGTGTACGAGGGCGAGTCGTCCGGGCAGCAGCGCACCCAGGGCGGCACGCTGGACCTGCACGAGGACTCCGGCCAGGTGGCGCTGCAGCGGGCTGGTCTGCTGGAGGCGTTCCGGGCGGTGGCGCGCCATGAAGGCCAGGAGGCGCGGATGGGTGATCCGTGGTCCGGGGCGATTACCGCAGGTGGGTTCGGGCCGGAGGGAAGCATGGACAAGCCGGAGATCGACCGTGGCGACCTGCGCCAGCTGCTGCTGGATGCGTTGCCGGCCGACGCGGTGCAGTGGGGCCATTGCTTGAGCGAGATGGAACCTGCAGATGCCGGCCGCCACAGCCTGCGTTTTGCCAATGGCGTGCAGGCCGAGGCGGACATCGTGATCGGTGCCGATGGCGCATGGTCGAAGGTGCGCGCTGCGTTGAGTGCCTGCCAGCCGCTGCCGACGGGCATTACCTTCTTTGAAGGATGGATCGCGCAGCCTGCGGCGGATATCGCGGCCATGGTGGGGCAGGGCAGCCTGTTCTGCTTTGGCGGCGAGGAGGCGCTGTTCGTGCAGCGCAACAGCGGCGATCGATTCTGCGTGTATGCGGCGCTGAAGCGGCCCTCTGATTGCCTTGATGCGCAGATCACGCAGCGAGGCATGCGCGCGCTGGTGACAGGCAGCTACACCGGCTGGGCACCGAACCTGCGGCGGCTGCTGGAGGCGTGCACCGACTTCGTGCGGCGGCCGATCTACAGCCTGCCGGCGGATTTCCGTTGGACACCACGCAACGGCGTGACGCTGATCGGCGATGCTGCCCATCTGATGCCGCCGGTGGGCGTGGGCGTGAACCTGGCGATGCTGGACGCGTCGGATTTGGCGATGGCGTTGTGCGCGCAGCCGGATGCAGTGAGTGCCATTCGCCACGCCGAATCCATTGTGCGTGAGCGCGCCAGCGCGCTGATGCCGGACGCCATCGACGGGTTCCAGCGCTGGTTCACTACCGAGGCGACGGCTGACGGCGGTTGAGGCCGCTTGCAACGCGGGGACGGGAAGCACCTGCGTCACTGCGTCGCAGCCTCTCTGCAGGATGCGGTACATCGGTTCAGAGCTAGAGTGGGGGCTACCCCATCCAGGAAGGAGACGCGCATGTACTACAGCAGTGGCAACTACGAGGCCTTCGCGCGCCCGCGCAAGCCAGCGGGCGTGGACAACAAGACGGCCTGGTTCGTAGGCTCGGGCTTCGCTTCGCTGGCCGGTGCGGCGTTCCTGGTGCGCGATGGGCGCATGCCCGGCGAGCGCATCACCATCCTGGAACAGCAGCAGATTGCCGGCGGCGCGCTGGATGGCCTGAAGGTGCCGGAGAAGGGTTTCGTGATCCGTGGTGGCCGCGAGATGGAAGACCATTTCGAGTGCCTGTGGGATCTGTTCCGCTCGATTCCATCGTTGGAAATCGACGATGCCAGTGTGCTGGACGAGTTCTACTGGTTGAACAAGGACGACCCGAACTATTCGCTGCAGCGTGCCACGATCAATCGCGGCGAAGATGCGCATACCGATGGCTTGTTCACCCTGAGCGAGCAGGCGCAGAAGGACGTCATCGCGCTGTTCCTGGCCACCCGGCAGGAGATGGAGAACAAGCGCATCAACGAGGTACTGGGCCGCGATTTCCTCGACAGCAATTTCTGGTTGTACTGGCGCACGATGTTCGCGTTCGAGGAGTGGCACTCGGCGCTGGAGATGAAGCTGTACCTGCATCGCTTCATCCACCATATCGGCGGGCTGCCGGATTTCTCGGCGCTGAAGTTCACCAAGTACAACCAGTACGAATCGCTGGTGCTGCCGCTGGTGAAGTGGCTGCAGGAGCGCGGCGTGCGTTTCCAGTACGGCACTGAAGTGACCGATGTGGACTTCGCGCTGCAGGAGGGCCGCAAGCAGGCCACGCGCATCCACTGGACGCGGGACGGCCAGGCCGGTGGCGTGGACCTGGGCGCGGACGATCTGGTGTTCATGACGATCGGCTCGCTGACCGAGAATTCCGACAACGGCGACCACCGCACCGCTGCACGCTTGAATGAAGGCCCGGCACCGGCGTGGGACCTGTGGCGGCGGATCGCGGCCAAGGATGCGGCGTTCGGGCGCCCGGATGTATTCGGTGCGCATATACCGGAAACCAAGTGGGAATCGGCGACGGTAACCACGTTGGACGCGCGCATTCCAGCGTACATCGAGAAGATTGCCAAGCGCGATCCGTTCAGCGGCAAGGTGGTGACCGGCGGCATCGTGAGCGTGCGCGATTCGCGCTGGTTGATGAGCTGGACGGTGAACCGCCAGCCGCACTTCAAGAACCAGCCGAAGGACCAGATCGTGGTGTGGGTGTATTCGCTGTTCGTGGATACGCCCGGCGATTACGTGAACAAGCCGATGCAGGACTGCACGGGCGAGGAGATCACTTGCGAGTGGCTGTACCACCTGGGTGTGCCGATGGAGGAGATCGACGAACTGGCGGCGACCGGGGCGAAGACAGTGCCGGTGATGATGCCGTACATCACCGCGTTCTTCATGCCGCGCCAGGCCGGTGACCGCCCGGACGTGGTGCCGGAGGGCGCGGTGAACTTTGCCTTCATCGGCCAGTTCGCCGAATCGAAGCAGCGCGACTGCATCTTCACCACCGAGTATTCGGTGCGCACGCCGATGGAAGCGGTGTACACGCTGCTGGGCATCGAGCGCGGCGTGCCGGAGGTGTTCAATTCGACCTACGACGTGCGCACGCTGCTGGCCGCGACCGGCCGCTTGCGCGATGGCAAGGAGCTGGACATTCCGGGGCCGGTGTTCCTGCGCAACCTGCTGATGAACAAGCTGGACAAGACCCAGATTGGTGGGCTGCTGCGCGAGTTCGGGCTGGTGCAGGACGACTGAGCGAGCGGGGCGTCGGGGGGCGCCGGGCCATGCCCGGCGTCTCGCGCTGCAGTGGCCGCTTCGCTTGCCGGGCATGGCCCGGCGCTACCGCAACGCCGCGTTGTCGGTGGAGCGGCTGAGGCGCTCCCAGGCATCGATGCGTACTGTCATGGCAGCCAGCTTGCCGCGTACCAGGTGCAGGGCGTCGCTGCCCAACAGCAGATGCGTGGGTGGGTTGGGGGTGTCGATCACCTGCAGCATGGCTTGCGCGGCCTTGATCGGGTCGCCCAGCTGATGGCCGCTCTTTTCCTCGCGTGCGCTGCGGATCGGGTCGAACAGCGCGTCGTAGTCGCCGATGCTGCGCGAGGCCCGCACCATCGAACGGCCGGCCCAATCGGTGCGGAACGAGCCCGGCGCGATCGCGGTCACGTGGATGCCGAACGGCGCCACTTCCTTGCCCAGCACCTCGCTGATGCCTTCCAGCGCAAACTTGCTGCCGCAGTACCAGGCGATGCCCGGCAAGGTGATGAAGCCGCCCATGGAGGTGATGTTGAGGATGTGGCCGCGGCGGCGCGCGCGCATGTGCGGCAGCACGGCTTTGATCAGCGCGGCAGGGCCGAACACGTTCACTTCGAACTGATGGCGCAATTCGTCCAGCGTGGATTCTTCGAGGATGCCTTCGTGGCCGTAGCCGGCGTTGTTGACCAGCACGTCGATGGCGCCGATGTCGGCTTCGACGGTGGCCACCAGTGCATCGATGGCCGCAGCGTCGGTGACGTCCAGCAGGCGGCCGAAGGCGCGACCGGGTGCGAGGGCCGCAAATTGCTGGCGGGCAGATTCGCTGCGCACGGTGCCGACCACGCGATGGCCGGCCAACAGGGCCTGCTGGGCCAGGGCGCGGCCGAAGCCGCTGCTGACGCCGGTGATGAGGAGGAGGCGGGATTCGGTCATGGCTGAGGGCTCGTGGCTGGGGAGTTGCACGTTAGTGATTGAGTGCGCGGCCGCCCAGGCCTAAGATTCGGCCGTTCTTGCCTATTTCTATGGGGTGCCTGATGGGGCCGGCTGACGATCCGCTGCAACATCCGGCGCAGGCGCGCATGGTCGGCCTGCTGCAGGCGCTGGCCGTGGACGAGGGCTACACACTGACGGCAGTGCCCGGGGTGCGGCTGCTGCGCTCCAACCGGCCACTGGCGCGCACGCCGGTGCTGTACGACCCGGGCATCGTGATCGTCTGCCAGGGCGTGAAGCGTGGCTATCTGGGCGGGAAGGTCTACCAGTACGACGCGCAGCACTACCTGGCGGTGTCGGTGCCGGTGCCCTTCACCATGGAAACCGAGGCCACGGCCGAGGCGCCGCTGCTGGCGATCTACCTGCATCTGGATCTGCAGCTGGCCGCAGATCTGCTGATAGAACTGGGCGAGCGCACTGCCAGCACCGAAGCGCCGGCAAGAAGCATGATGTCCAGCCCGATGCAGCCTGCGATGCAGGCCACGGTGCTGCGATTGCTGGAAGCGCTGGCCGATCCATTGGAGGCCGACATGCTGGGGCCCTCGCTGGTGCGCGAGCTGTATTTCCGGGTGCTGAGCGGCGCACAGGGTGGGGCGCTGCGCGAGGCGCTGGCGATGCGCGGGCGCTTCGGCCGCATCGGCAAGGTGCTGCGGCATATCCACGCGGCCTACTCGACGGCGCTGGATGTGGATGCGCTGGCAGCGCAGGCGGAGATGAGCGTGGCCACGTTCCATGATCACTTCCGCAGCATTACCGGTACTTCGCCGATGCAGTATGTGAAGTCCACGCGGCTGCACCAGGCGCGGCTGTTGATGCTGCGGCAGGGCATGACGGCCGAGGCGGCGTCGTTGGCGGTGGGGTACGCCAGCCCGTCGCAGTTCAATCGGGAATTCAAGCGCTTGTTCGGGTTGCCGCCGGCGGCCGAGGTGGCGCGCATGCGGCGAAGTTTTGCGCTGCCGCCGGCGCCGGCCGATGCGCTGTATGTGTCTTCGCACTGACCGCTGCGCTCGCCGGGCATGGCCCGGCGCTACCAGGGAAGCCCGTGTCAGGTAGCGCCGGGCCATGCCCGGCGAGCGCAGCGGAGGGTGGTTGACAAGGTGCCTACCTACTAGTAGGTTTGCATCCATGAAAGAGTCACTCTCCCCCAAGGCCCACGAAATCCTGGCCCACGCCCGTTCGCTGCTGGAAGCCGGTGGCTACAACGGTTTCAGCTATGCCGACGTGTCTGCGCGGGTGAACATCAGCAAGGCCAGCATCCACCACCATTTCCCCAGCAAGGCGGATCTGGTGCGGACGGTGGTGGAGCTGTACCGGGCGGAGGCACGGGAAGGCCTGGCGCTGCTGGACCGGCAGCTGGGCGATCCGTTGTTGGCGCTCAACGCCTACGTGGATTACTGGTCCAGCTGCATTGCCGGTGGCACCTCGTCGTTCTGCATCTGCGCGATGCTGGCGGCCGAAGCGCCGATTATCCCCGACGAGATTGCCGATGAAGTGCGCGGGCATTTCGAGGATCTGAGCGGCTGGCTGACGATCACGCTGGAAAAGGGTGCGGCGCAGGGGCAGCTGAGGCTGCAGGGCACGCCTGCCGATGAGGCCAAGGCGTTCATGGCCTCGGTGCACGGCGCGATGCTGGCCGCGCGTGGGTTTGGTGATGCGGCGACGTTCGCGGCGCTCGCACGGTTGTCGATTGCCCGGCTGGTGCCGGCGGTCTGAATGTTTCGACGAAGGCCTGCGTGGAGCGGGCCTTCTTTTTGTCCATGAAGCCTACCAACTAGTAGGTTAAAAACTCCAGCAGAGGTCGCCATGAGTCATCCGCTTTCTTCCTTGGGCATCGTGCACACCGCGATCAGCCTGGTTCCCATCGCTGCCGGCCTGTTCGGTTTCATCCGCCATCGCGGCATCGATCCGGCTACACGCGCCGGCAAGCTCTATCTGCTGGGGTTGGTGCTGTCGGTGGTGACCTCGTTCACCGTCTCCAGCACCGGGGGCCTCAATCCTGGCCACGCGTTTGGTGTGGTGATTCTGCTGATTGCGTTCGGTGGGGTGTTGGCGGCTCGGTTGCGGTTCCTTGGGCGATTGGCGCCCTATCTGTCCACGTTCGCGCTGTCTTTCAGCTTCCTGCTGTCGCTGGTGCCAGGCGTGAATGAAACGCTGACACGCTTGCCGGTGGCGCACCCGATTGCGGCTGCACCGTTGGCGCCGGTGATCCTGCAGACGTTGCTGGGGTGCGCGGTGGTGTTTGCGGTTGGATTCGTGGCGCAGTGCTGGCGGATACATGCGGGCAACGCACGCGCACGCGTCTGACGCTGCAAGGGACAGTCCGGATGATCAGTCCGCCAGCGGCGCTGGTGCGTCTTCGCCGTAAGTGGCGTAGGCGCTGCCACACGTCGCGTGTGCCGCCGCATTGGCAGGCAGGCCGGTGGCCTTGATGCCACGCCGGGAATTGCCCGCGAGCACTTCCACGTAACGCTCTGCTGCCATCGTGCCGTCGGGCAGAACATAGAGCAGCACGCGCTGCAGGGTGGATTGGCCATCCAGTGGCTGTGGCTGGCGGAATGCAGGGACCTGCACGCGTGCGCGATGCCATACCTGCGGTGCGGCGGCAGTCTGCCAGCGAACCTGCAACGGCTGGTCGAGATTCAGCAGCGCGACGCCGGTGGTGTGGTTGGACGCCGTGCACGCCGCGGGGGGCGCAGGAATGGGCGCGATGGCGTCGTCGCCGATGTCCAGCGTCGCGCCATTGATTTCCAGGCGCACGATCGGCGCGGCGCCGTAGTTGTGCGTCTTGAACTGCACCAGCCCTTCCACGCGGCTGCGCTCGAGTTCGTATTCGGTAGCGCCGGCCAGACGCGCCAGCGCGGGGGCAACCTCGACGTGGTCTGCATAGTGGTAGTAGAGGTGCACGATGCCTGGCCCGCCCGATGTGCCCCACACGCGGGTGAGGGCTGTGGTATCCGGATAGGACTGGCGACGCAGGGGCAGGGTGCTTGCAGTGCCTTCGGAAGGCGCGCCATAGCGGTAGCGCTCGATCCCGGGCTTCAGCCGTGCGTTGTCGTAGGGGAAGGCGTTGTCTGCATCGGACTGCGCGTTCGGATAGCGGTGGAAGGCAACGAAGCGCTGGGGGGTGTCGCCTTGCATGGGCAGGTCCGGTCCCGCGCCGGAGTAGGTGGAGGCATAGGGTGAGGTGTCCAGCCACAGTGCATGGCCACTGAGGTTGATGTGCGTTTCTGCGATGGCCGCACGCGAGCCACCCGTGGCGGTATCCAGGTCCCCGCGCAGCGAATCACCCAGCGGATAGATGAGCAGGGCGAGGACAGTGGGCACGAACATCAGGGCATGCACCCGGCCCGGCACGTGCCCGCGCTCGCGCACCATGTAGCGGCCCCAGGCCAGCAGGAGCAGCACCAGCAGCGGCACCCCGATCCACAGCGCGAGGGTGATCAACGCCACCACGCCCCAGCCGAGATTCGGGGTGCAGACCGCGATCAGGCCAAGCGCGGCGAGCAGGCTGGCCAGGACCAGCGAGACGCCGATACCGAAGCGGTAGTTCCTGTACGGGGTAGCAGTCATCACCGTTCCATCGGCAGGCCGGGGCGTGCCTGCATCTTGCCGGTTGGGTGGCTGCGTGGAAAGACGGAGGTGCTGTCAGCAACCCACCAGCCGGTCGGCGCTGAGGCCACTGCGGTGCTGGTTGCGGTATTCGATGGGGCTGGCATCGACCATGCCGCGGAAGTGCCGGCGGAACGATTCCTGCGATCCGAACCCGGCCTGTTCGGCCACCCACTGCAGCGGGCGGTCGGTGGTTTCCAGCAGTTCGCGTGCGTAGGCCACGCGTTCGCGGATGAGCCAATCGATGGGCGACAGGCCGGTGGCTTCCAGGAACTGCCGCTGCAGGGTGCGCTGGCTGAGTGCGGCCTGTTCGGCCAGGCTGCCCAGCGAATGCGGCTCGCGCAGGTTGCGGCGCATCCACTCCATCAGTTTCGCCAGCCGCGTGGGCTCGCCCAGCGGAATCGCGCGGCTGACCCGCTGGCTGCGTTCGGCATCACGCCAAGGTGCCAGCACCAGCCGTTCGGCCACCAGATTGGCCACGCGCGCGCCGTAATCCTTGCGCACCATGTGCAGCATCATGTCTATGCCGGTGGCCGAGCCGGCCGAGGTGATGATGCTGCCGGCGTCCACGTACAGCACATCGTCGCGCACGTGGATGCGCGGAAATTCGCGCGCCAGCGTTTCGGTGAGGCGCCAGTGGGTGGTGGCTTGGCGACCATCGAGCAATCCAGCCCAGGCGAGCACGAATGCACCGGAGCAGATGGACGTGATGCGTGCGCCGCGCGCGTGGGCGCGGGTGAGGGCATCAAGCAACGCCTGCGGCGGGCGCTCGCTGGGTTCGCGCCAGCCGGGAATGACGATGATGTCGGCGTCGTCGACAGCGCTCAGATCGTAGGGCAGTTGCACCTGCGCGCTGCCGAGCATGCGCAGTGCACCGGGTTCGCCAGCGCAGAGCTGGGTGCGGTACCAGGCCACGCCCAGTTCAGGGCGGATGGGCGCGAACAGGCCGACCGCGCAGCCGAATTCGAACAGGCCCTGGCCGTGGCAGGCCACGATGGCGACGGTGGGCGCGGTCGGATCGGCAG
This region includes:
- a CDS encoding oleate hydratase; translation: MYYSSGNYEAFARPRKPAGVDNKTAWFVGSGFASLAGAAFLVRDGRMPGERITILEQQQIAGGALDGLKVPEKGFVIRGGREMEDHFECLWDLFRSIPSLEIDDASVLDEFYWLNKDDPNYSLQRATINRGEDAHTDGLFTLSEQAQKDVIALFLATRQEMENKRINEVLGRDFLDSNFWLYWRTMFAFEEWHSALEMKLYLHRFIHHIGGLPDFSALKFTKYNQYESLVLPLVKWLQERGVRFQYGTEVTDVDFALQEGRKQATRIHWTRDGQAGGVDLGADDLVFMTIGSLTENSDNGDHRTAARLNEGPAPAWDLWRRIAAKDAAFGRPDVFGAHIPETKWESATVTTLDARIPAYIEKIAKRDPFSGKVVTGGIVSVRDSRWLMSWTVNRQPHFKNQPKDQIVVWVYSLFVDTPGDYVNKPMQDCTGEEITCEWLYHLGVPMEEIDELAATGAKTVPVMMPYITAFFMPRQAGDRPDVVPEGAVNFAFIGQFAESKQRDCIFTTEYSVRTPMEAVYTLLGIERGVPEVFNSTYDVRTLLAATGRLRDGKELDIPGPVFLRNLLMNKLDKTQIGGLLREFGLVQDD
- a CDS encoding oxidoreductase — translated: MTESRLLLITGVSSGFGRALAQQALLAGHRVVGTVRSESARQQFAALAPGRAFGRLLDVTDAAAIDALVATVEADIGAIDVLVNNAGYGHEGILEESTLDELRHQFEVNVFGPAALIKAVLPHMRARRRGHILNITSMGGFITLPGIAWYCGSKFALEGISEVLGKEVAPFGIHVTAIAPGSFRTDWAGRSMVRASRSIGDYDALFDPIRSAREEKSGHQLGDPIKAAQAMLQVIDTPNPPTHLLLGSDALHLVRGKLAAMTVRIDAWERLSRSTDNAALR
- a CDS encoding AraC family transcriptional regulator, with the protein product MGPADDPLQHPAQARMVGLLQALAVDEGYTLTAVPGVRLLRSNRPLARTPVLYDPGIVIVCQGVKRGYLGGKVYQYDAQHYLAVSVPVPFTMETEATAEAPLLAIYLHLDLQLAADLLIELGERTASTEAPARSMMSSPMQPAMQATVLRLLEALADPLEADMLGPSLVRELYFRVLSGAQGGALREALAMRGRFGRIGKVLRHIHAAYSTALDVDALAAQAEMSVATFHDHFRSITGTSPMQYVKSTRLHQARLLMLRQGMTAEAASLAVGYASPSQFNREFKRLFGLPPAAEVARMRRSFALPPAPADALYVSSH
- a CDS encoding TetR/AcrR family transcriptional regulator; this translates as MKESLSPKAHEILAHARSLLEAGGYNGFSYADVSARVNISKASIHHHFPSKADLVRTVVELYRAEAREGLALLDRQLGDPLLALNAYVDYWSSCIAGGTSSFCICAMLAAEAPIIPDEIADEVRGHFEDLSGWLTITLEKGAAQGQLRLQGTPADEAKAFMASVHGAMLAARGFGDAATFAALARLSIARLVPAV
- the ftrA gene encoding transcriptional regulator FtrA yields the protein MPTLPADPTAPTVAIVACHGQGLFEFGCAVGLFAPIRPELGVAWYRTQLCAGEPGALRMLGSAQVQLPYDLSAVDDADIIVIPGWREPSERPPQALLDALTRAHARGARITSICSGAFVLAWAGLLDGRQATTHWRLTETLAREFPRIHVRDDVLYVDAGSIITSAGSATGIDMMLHMVRKDYGARVANLVAERLVLAPWRDAERSQRVSRAIPLGEPTRLAKLMEWMRRNLREPHSLGSLAEQAALSQRTLQRQFLEATGLSPIDWLIRERVAYARELLETTDRPLQWVAEQAGFGSQESFRRHFRGMVDASPIEYRNQHRSGLSADRLVGC